From the Octopus sinensis linkage group LG28, ASM634580v1, whole genome shotgun sequence genome, one window contains:
- the LOC115225703 gene encoding aquaporin-11: MEVPSSWIDTWNNPRIFPFIIPFLQCLIYYALVLLVHVGIFKLNSIFTPIWLRPILSDFFCTITSCTISFQHGILRFYYGNTTYVLMSGFMAFLFRNIFKDSAPSVPANVLKYMKEVISFSDLLLRVFTQIFAIPAIALVVHMIWLLEIMPEHTQQLSQRTCASDLNVAVAMGFLIEGGSIALETWLSQSRITIYDSVDSCLKLFTGPIMVVLGIHHTGMYMNPTLASVMKFGCKGTTPWQHVLVYWLAPILGCILGVKIFNYHQKRLASSTVDVSWTDSMRNENGDKFKRFPRRKLKGRSTTRKR; the protein is encoded by the exons ATGGAAGTACCAAGTTCTTGGATAGATACTTGGAACAATCCAAGAATCTTTCCTTTCATCATACCATTCCTACAGTGCCTGATCTACTACGCCCTCGTCTTGCTAGTCCACGTTGGCATATTTAAACTCAATTCCATATTCACTCCCATCTGGCTGCGACCAATTCTCTCAGATTTCTTCTGCACCATTACGTCATGTACAATTTCGTTTCAACATGGAATACTACGGTTCTATTATGGCAACACCACCTATGTCCTCATGTCAGGATTCATGGCTTTTCTCTTCAGGAATATTTTCAAAGACTCAGCACCTTCGGTTCCAGCAAATGTACTGAAATACATGAAAGAGGTCATTTCTTTCAGTGATTTACTTCTCAGGGTCTTCACACAGATCTTTGCCATTCCAGCCATTGCACTTGTCGTTCACATGATCTGGCTTTTAGAAATCATGCCAGAGCACACACAGCAACTGTCTCAAAGAACTTGTGCCAGTGACCTTAATGTTGCGGTCGCCATGGGGTTTCTCATTGAAGGAGGGTCCATTGCGCTTGAGACTTGGTTAAGCCAAAGTCGAATCACCATTTATGATTCTGTAGATTCGTGTCTAAAGCTTTTTACTGGACCAATAATGGTCGTTTTAG GTATTCACCATACTGGAATGTATATGAACCCAACACTAGCATCGGTGATGAAGTTTGGATGTAAAGGCACCACCCCTTGGCAGCATGTGTTGGTCTATTGGTTGGCACCGATATTGGGCTGTATTCTTGGAGTGAAAATATTTAACTATCACCAGAAGAGGCTGGCTTCATCCACTGTTGATGTTTCTTGGACAGATTCAATGAGAAATGAGAATGGAGACAAGTTTAAAAGATTCCCAAGACGGAAACTTAAAGGAAGAAGCACAACAAGGAAACGATAA